Within Microbacterium proteolyticum, the genomic segment GCGCCCCTCGTCGTAGTACGGGATCATCCCCGCCACACGCGGGTCGCTGGGGGCGGGAGCGTCTGTGGTGGGCGCGAACCCGAGCTGCGACTCGTTGTACGCCTCGATGATCTGCGGCTGGTACAGGTACTCCAGGAAGTCGCGTGCGGCATCCTGGTGCTTCGATCCCTCGGGGATCATGGCCGCGAGGTCCATGTTGACGCGCACCGCGAGGTCGTCCGGGTCGTTCGTCATCGGGAGCGGGAAGGTGCCGACCGCGAGATCGGGCGACGTCTTGGCGATCTCGCCGAGCGCCCACGGCCCCTGCAGGTACATCGCGGCCTGCCCCTGCGCGAAGGCGAGGTTGCCGTCGCCGTAGCCGCGGCTGGCGGCATCCGGGTTGGTGTAGGTCGAGGACAGCTCGGTCATGCGCTGCATGGGCTCGGCGAGGTCCTTCTGGAACGACACCGCGGAGTCGGGGCCGACGCCGTCGCCCTCGGCGGCGAGGCCGTCGAAGAAGTCGAGGACGTTCAACGACCCGCCCACGGCGTAGTCGTACCAGCCCTGGCCGATGGTCCAGTCGTCCTTGAAGGTGCCGTAGAACGGCGTGACACCGTCGGCCTTCAGCGTCTCGGCGGTCTGGATCAGTTCGTCCCACGTCGTCGGGACCGCGAGCCCGAGCCGATCGAAGATCTCCTTGTTGTAGATCACCGAGGATGCCATGACCGAGTAGGGCAGCGCGCTGGTGCGCCCGGCGCACGAGCCGTACTGGTCCATGAGGGGCTGCAGGTCGTCGCGAACGGTGGCGGCGGCGGCCGTGCCGGAGAGGTCGGTCAACGCGCACCGCTGCACGAACCGCGCGACCTCGTAGTTGTAGTTCGCGAGCATGATGTCGGGCGGATTGCCGCGGACGAAGCTCGCCGAGACGACGTCGACACCCGAGGCGTCCATCTCGACGCGCACCTCGTCCTGCGACGCGTTGTAGTCGGAGACCACCTGGTTCATGAACGCGAGGGCCTCGCGTTTGCTGAACGTGAAGCGGATCGTTTCGCGCCCGTCGGCGGAGCATCCGGCGAGCATCGCTGCCGCCAGGCCCGTCACCGTCAGCGCCGCGACTGCTCGTCGCACCGTCGCCGTCTTCCTCGACACGTGTCCTCCTCGCATCCTTGCGATTTTGAATCGTAGATTAAATCTACTCGTCAAATCAATGTGTTGAGGGCAGTATTGCAGGAGACACGAAGGGGGTCAAGATCCGATGACGGATGCCACACCCTCGGTTCCCTCGCTCCGCCGCCACAGCCTCGACGCCGTGCTCGCCTACGCGTGGGACGCCGAGGCATTCACGGCGAGCGACGTCATGGCCGCGGTCGCACTGACCCGGTCGACGACGATCGACGTGCTCGACGAGCTGGTCGCCCGCGGGCTGCTGATCGAGATGCCGAACGCCCGGGCCGTGGGCGAATACTCCAAGGGACGACCGGCGCGCCGCTTCGCGCTCCGCGCCGACGCCGGACTCGTCGTCGGCGTGGATGCCGGCCGCGGACACGTCACGGCGACCGTCGCCGACCTCCGCGGGGTTCCCGTGGCGACCTCGCGCCTGTCGATCGACCCGGAGCGGGATTCGCCCGAGCGCCGCCGCCGCGCCGCCGAGAAGGTGGTCGACGCCACCCTGACCCGGGCACGCGCCTCGCGCGACGATCTCGTCGCGATATGCCTCGGCGTGCCCGCCCCCGTCGACCGCGCGGGCCGCTCCCCCGCGCACCACGACGGCTTCTGGCAGCGCATGAACCCCGACTTCGTCGACACCTTCGCCTCGTGGGCGCCGGTCGTCCGAGTCGAGAACGACGCCTCGCTCGCCGCGGTCGCCGAACACGCGCAGGGTGCCGCCGTCGGCTACGACGACTTCGTCGCCCTCCTCGCGGGCGAGCGGTTCGGTGCCGGACTGTGGCTCGACGGGCGCCTCCTCCGCGGCGCGCACGGCGGAGCCGGAGAGACGGTCGCGTTCGACCGGGTCGAGGGCGTCGGCAGCGCGTACGGCCTGGCGCCGCGGTGCGTCGACGCCGCGCGGGCGGCGATCGCCGCGGGCACCCTGCCCGCCGGCAGCGCGCTGGCCGACGTGCCGGACGACGACCTGGATGCCAAGACCGTGCTCGACCTCGCCGCCGAGGGCGACCCGGGGGCCCTGGCCGTCGCGGCCGAGGTCGGCGGCCAGCTCGCGATCGTGACGGGGCTCCTCGGCAGCCTGTTCGACGTCCGCCGGGTCGTGATCTCGGGCGCGATCGCCGCCGGCGCAGGCCCGATCATCGCCGCCGCGGCCGAGGCCCTCCCCGCCGCGCTGCACCTGCCGCCGCCGGAGATCGTCGCCTCCCCGCTCGGCGCGGACATCGTGTCGGTCGGCGCCGTCGCCGCGGCCCTCGAGGCCACGCGCTCCCGAGCGATCGACCTGGCGCCCTTCGCCCTCCCCGCCGACCGCGCGCGGGCCTGAGCCCCGCGTCTCGAGCGTGAGTCGCCAGAATTCGTCGCTTACGCGACGGCACAGGCGACAATTCTTGGCGACTCACGCAACCGGTGCGCGGGCGCAACCCGTGGCTGGACGGAACACCGGCGGATAGCCTCGGGGCATGCCCGACTGGCCCTCGCACGTCCTCTGGTGGCACCTCTACCCGCTCGGGTTCGTGGGCGCGCCGATCCGCGACGGCGTCGACCCCGACGCGGAACCGGTGCACCGCCTCGAGCGCATCGAGCCGTGGCTCGACCACGTCATCGAGCTCGGTCTGAACGGCCTGCTGCTGGGGCCGATCTTCGCGTCGGAGACGCACGGGTACGACACGGTCGATCACTTCCGCGTCGACCCGCGGCTCGGCGACGACAGCGACCTCGACCGACTACTGGCAGCGTCGCGGGAGCGCGGCATCCGGGTCCTCCTCGACGGCGTGTTCAACCATGTCGGGCGGGGACATCCGGCGTTCCAGGCCGTGCTCGCGGGCGGGGACGCGACGCTCTTCCGCGGCACCCGGGTCGACGGCCGGTTCGAGCCCGAGGTCTTCGAGGGGCACGGTGCCCTCGTCGCCCTCGACCACTCCTCCGACGCGACCGCCGATCTCGTGGTCGACGTCATGTGCCACTGGCTCGCGCGCGGGATCGACGGGTGGCGACTGGATGCCGCCTACGCGGTGCCGCCGGAGTTCTGGGCGCAGGTGCTCCCCCGCGTGCGCGAGCGTTTCCCCGAGGCGTGGTTCCTCGGCGAGGTGATCCACGGCGACGGCCCCGCGATGGTGCACGCGTCGACGATGGACTCGCTGACCCAGTACGAGCTGTGGCAGGGCATCTGGCACGGCATCGCCGACGGCAACTTCTTCGAGCTGAGTCACGCGATCGAGCGCCACGACGAGCTGCTCGCGACCTTCGTGCCGCAGACCTTCGTCGGCAACCACGACGTCACCCGGATCGCCTCGGCGGTCGGGCCCGACCTCGTCCCGCATGCTCTCGCCGTGCTGTTCACGGTGGGCGGCACCCCGTCGGTCTACGCGGGCGACGAGTTCGGCTGGACCGCGGTGAAGGAGGAGCGCGAGGGCGGCGACGACGCGGTGCGGCCGGAGTTCCCGGCCACCCCGGCGGACGTGACCGACGTCGACGAGCGCATCCTCGACGCGCATCGGGCGCTCGTCGCCCTGCGCCGGCGGCATCCGTGGCTCTGGCGCGCGCGCACCGACGTCGTCGAGGTCACGAACGCCACCCTGGTGCTCCGCACCGCCGTGGATGCCGAGGCGGTCATCGTCGCGCTGAACATCGGCGACTCCCCCGCGTCGCTCCCCGCCGCCGACGCCCGGACCGTGGTCGCCGGCGAGGCGATGCTGCATGATTCCCGCGCGGAGCTCCCGCCCCGCGGCTGGGCGGTCCTCGAGGCGTGAGTCGCCAGGATGTGTCGCCTGCCGACGGCAGGAAGCGACACATCCTGGCGACTCACGCGCTCCGGAAGCGGTGCTCGGGGCGACCCGTCGATCCGTAGCGGAGGCCGACCGAGACGAGACCCCGCTCGGCCAGAGCGGTGAGGTGGCGCTGCGCGGTCGCCCGGGACACGCCGATGCGCTCCGCGACCTCCGACGCCGACGCCTCGTCGTCGCCGAGGGCTGCGAGCACCGTCTGCTCGGTCGCCGAGCGGGCGAGCGAGGCGCCGTCGCGCTCCCCCCGCATGACGGCGGCCGCGCGGTCGACGTCGTCCTGGGTCAGCGGCCGAGAGGACGCCAGCAGGTTCCGGTACCGCGCGTACCGGTCGAGGCGTTCGGCGAGCACGCGTGTGTCGAACGGCTTCACGAGGAACGCCAGCGTCCCGGCCGTGAACGCGCGCCGCACGGTCGCGGCATCCGTCGCCGCCGACAGCACGAAGGCGTCGAGGCCGACCGAGCGGACCAGTTCGATCCCGTCGCCGTCGGGCAGGTACACGTCGGCGAGCAGCAGATCGGGGGCGTGCGCGGCGACCGCCGCCCGCGCCTCACCGACCGTGCGCGCCGGTTCCAGGGCGGCGAAGCCGGGGCGCGCGTCGACGGCGTCGCGGTGGAGCCCTGCCACCCGGAAGTCGTCGTCGACGACGAGCACGCGGATATCGGTCATCTCTCCTCCTCGGTGCCGACGTGCAGCACGCCGGGCAGTCGCGCGGCGACCACGGCACCGCGGCCCGCGCCTCCGGCATCCACGATCCAGACGTCTCCGCCGCGGCGCCGGGCGAACTCCCGCGACAGCGGCAGCCCGACCCCGAGCCCGTGCACGGCGGCCGGATCGTCGGTGCGCTCGCGCGGGGCGAAGGCGGCGTCGACGTCGGCGATCCCGCCGCCGGTGTCGGCCACCGTCAGCACGACGTCGGCGCCGTCGCCGAGCACCGCGACCTCGACCTCGCGGGGCTCGCCCCCGGATGCCGCCGCGCTCACGGCGTTGTCGACCAGGTTGCCGAGCACGGCGACGACGTCCTCCACGTCGGCGACGGTCGAGGGGAGCCACGTGTCCTCCGACACCCGGAGCGTCACCCCGCGTTCGCGCGCCGACAGTCCCTTCGCCCCGAGGAACGAACCCAGCATCGCGTCGCCGACGAGGTCGAGCCCGGGTACGGCCCAGTCGACCGAGCCCCGGTCGACGAGGTCGGCGAGGAAGGCGCGCGCCTCCGCCGTCCGTCCGGCGTCGAGCAGCCCGACGGCGGCGTGCACGCGATTGGCGTTCTCGTGGCGCTGCACCCGCAGCGCGTCGCCGAGCGCACGGACGCTGTCGAGCCGGTCGGACAGCGCCAGGACGTCGGTGCGATCGCGCAGCACGGCGACGCGGCCAAGAGTTCGCGTCCCGCGCCGGACCGGCCGGACGTCGATGAAGACGACGCGTTCGCCGATCGGCATCCCGTTCGGGGCTCCGGATCCGGCGAGCGCGGATGCCACGGCGACCGGCAGAGCGAGCTCGTCAAGGCGGCGCCCCACCGCGCCGGACACCCCGAGCAGGGTCTCGGCCGGCGTCGTGCACACGCGCACGACGCCGGTGTCGTCGATGGCGACGACACCCTCGTCGGCGCTCTCCAGCACCGCCGTCTGCGTCTGCACGAGGGCGACGAGCTCTTCGGGCTGCAGGCCGAGCGTGAGGCGCTCGAGGCGTCGGCGCATGAGCAGCGCGACCGCGACGCCGAGCCCCACGGCCACGACCACCGCGACGCCGATGCCGATCAGCAGGGCGGGCAGGTCGTCGAACACGCTCGCGCGCTCGAACCCGACGCTCACCTCGCCCACGGGGTCGCCTCCCCCGGGCGGATAGACCGGCACCTTGGCGCGCGCGGATTCCCCGAGCGTCCCCGTCTCCCAGGTCACGACCTCGCGCCCGGCGAGCGCGTCGGCGAAGCTCGTGCTGACCACTTCGCCGAGCCGGTCGGGATCGGGATGGGCGAGCCGGATGCCGTGGTCGTCGGTGATCACGACGAACAGCCCCTCCGTCCGCGCGGTGACGTCGGAGGCGTAGCGCTCGAGCGTCCCGCCGCGCAGGGACGCGGCATCCGGGGTTCCGGGGTCGGCCGAGTACTCGGCGACGAGTTCGCGCACCTCGGGCGCCTCGGCGACGGACCGGGCGATGTTGAGGGCGGAGGAGTCGGCTTCGGAGCGGAGCTGTTGGATGCCGAGCCACGCGAACACCGCGGTGCACACGGCCACGACGGCGACCATCGTGGCGATCTGCACGAGCAGGGTCCGGGTGGCGAATCGCATGGCACCTCCGTACGCCGTCGTGCGCGAAATGCGCAGAACACACGCTACGCGCACAACGCCGCTCAATGCGAGCAAGCGCGCGCCGCGGCATCGCGATCCGTAGCCTCGGCCCATTCCCCGGCGCACCGCGTGCCGGCATCCACGACGAAGGAGTCGCGATGACCCCCCACATCCTCACGGCCGAGACAGCCGACTACGCCGTGGCGTACACGCCCGCGGACGGCGTGCTCGTGGCTCTCGGCTTCCTCATGGTGCTGTCGTTCATGGCGCTGATCATGACGCGGCGACTCACACCGATGGTGGCGCTGATCGTGGTGCCGACGATCTTCGGCCTGATCGCGGGCGCCGGGTTCGGCCTCGGCGACATGGTGATCGACGCGATCGGCAAGATGGCGCCGACCGCCGCGCTGCTGCTGTTCGCGATCATGTACTTCGGCATCATGATCGACGTCGGGCTGTTCGATCCGCTGATCCGCGTGATCACGCGCTTCCTCGGCGACGACCCCGCCAAGGTCGTGCTCGGTACGGCGATCCTCGCCGGCGCCGTCTCGCTCGACGGTGACGGCTCGACGACCTTCATCATCACCACCTCGGCGATGCTGCCGATCTACCTGCGTCTGGGCATGAGCCCGGTCGTCCTCACGTGCGTCGCGGGTCTGATGAACGGCACGCTCAACATCGTCCCGTGGGGTGGCCCGACGGTCCGCGCGGCCACCGCCCTCGGCCTGCAGCCCACCGACGTCTTCGTGCCGATGCTCCCCTCGCTGCTCGCCGGTCTCGTCGTCGCGCTCGCGTTCGCGTGGTTCCTGGGCCTCTCGGAGCGCAAGCGTCTCGCCGGCTCCGTCGACACCTCCAAGCTCGACACCCCCGGTGTCTTCGGTCGACTGGGGGCTCCGAAGCTGTTCCGCGGCGCCGAGTCGAAGCCCGGCGCGCTCGCGTCGCTGCGCACCGGCAACATCGTCACCGTCCGCGGAGGACGCGGCGCCGTCGCCGCCCCCGAACTGGTCCAGGCGGCCGACACCGCGATGGCCGACACGATGCTCGACCCGAACCGCGCCACGCTCCGACCGAAGCTCATCTGGTTCAACCTCGCACTGACCGTGGCCGTGATGGTGCTGCTGGTGCTCGACCTCTTCCCGCTGGCGTTCGTGTTCATGGTCGGTGCGGCGCTCGCGCTCATCGTCAACTTCCCGAAGCTGCGCGGACAGGCCGACGAGATCGTCGCCCACGCCCCGAGCATCGTCGGTGTCGTCTCGATGGTGCTGGCCGCCGGCGTCCTGGTGGGCGTGCTCAACGGCACCGGGATGGTCACGGCGATGGCCGCCTGGATCACCCAGGTGATCCCGTCCTCGATGGGGCCGTTCCTCGCCGTCATCACGGGCGTGCTGTCGATCCCGTTCACCTTCTTCATGTCGAACGACGCGTTCTACTTCGGCATCCTGCCGGTGCTGGCCGAGAGCGCCGCGAACTACGGCATCACCCCGGTCGAGATGGCCCGCGCCTCGATCACGGGCCAGCCGGTCCACCTGCAGAGCCCGCTGGTCCCCGCGATCCTGCTGCTGGTCTCGCTCGCCGGCGTCAACCTCGGCGACCACCACAAGAAGGTGCTGTGGCGCGCGACGATCGTCTCGCTCGTGATGCTCGGCGTCGGCGTGCTGGTCGGGGCGGTCCCGCTCCTCGGCTGAGCCTCGACACACGCGCGTGAGGGGTCAAGAAGTGTCGCTTGGCGCCCCGCGAAGCGACAGATTCTGACCCCTCACGCGACCACGCAGAGGACCCCGGATGCCGCGGCATCCGGGGTCCTCTGCGTTCAGAGCGCTACGACACGGTGCGGCGCGGGCGACGCAGCGTCCACACCACTCCCCCCGCGACCAGCAGGAAGGATGCCAGCAGTGCCGCCCCGAGCGGAGCCTGGGCTCCCGTGGCGGCGAGCTGGCCCGCGGCGACGACGGTGATCGGCACGCTCCGGATCACCGAGCCGTCGGCTGCGTAGACCACGATCGTGTGGCTGCCCGCGGCGAGGTCGCCGGGGATCTGCACGTCGAACGTGACGCGGCCGCTCGCATCGGCGGCGGGGATGCCGGCGATACGGATCGGGTCGCTGCGCAGCTCGGCCGTGACCTGCTCGCCCGCGGCGAGACCCGTCACCGTCACCCGCACGATCCCGCCGCGCTCGACCGTGGTGGTCGAGACCGACACCGACGGGGTGGCATCCGGGGTGCTCGTGGGCGAGGCCGTCGGGGTCGGCGTGCCCGTGGGCTCGGTCGTCGGCTCCGGCGTGGCGGTGGGCGTCGCGGTGGGGGTCGCCGTCGGCGTGGCCGTCGGGGTCGGCGTCGGCGTCGGGGTCGGCTCCGTCGTGTCGGGCACCTCGCGCGGAGCGACGCTCGTGAGCGTCGGCTTCACGGTCTGGAACAGCCCGTCCGGACCGATCTCGAGGCGGTCGATGGTCGTCTCGCGGTTCGTCCCCCCGCCGCCCGGGATCGCGAACCGGTGGTACGCGATGTACCACTCGTCCGTGCCCGGCACGGTGATGATCGAGCTGTGCCCCGTCCCGAGGATGCCCTGCGAGGTGTCCTTCGAGAGGATCACGCCGCGGTACGTCCACGGGCCGTCGATGCTCGTCGACGTGGCGTAGCCGACGCGGTAGTCGGCCGAACCGGTGTCGTCGATCGAGTACGTCAGGTGGTACAGACCATCGCGGTAGTTCACGAACGTCCCCTCGCGGAAGTCGTTCAGACCCGAGATCGTCTTGATCGTGCCCGGCCTGATGCTCTTCATGTCATCCGACAGCTCGCCGTAGACCGGGTTGCCGTTGCCCCAGAACAGGTAGTACTTCCCCGTCTTCGGGTCGTGGAACGCCGCCGGGTCGATCGCCTGTCCGCTGTGGACGCTCTCACCGTTGGTGATCATCGGCTGCGCCTCGGCGGTGAACGGGCCCTCGGGGCTGTC encodes:
- a CDS encoding ABC transporter substrate-binding protein; this translates as MSRKTATVRRAVAALTVTGLAAAMLAGCSADGRETIRFTFSKREALAFMNQVVSDYNASQDEVRVEMDASGVDVVSASFVRGNPPDIMLANYNYEVARFVQRCALTDLSGTAAAATVRDDLQPLMDQYGSCAGRTSALPYSVMASSVIYNKEIFDRLGLAVPTTWDELIQTAETLKADGVTPFYGTFKDDWTIGQGWYDYAVGGSLNVLDFFDGLAAEGDGVGPDSAVSFQKDLAEPMQRMTELSSTYTNPDAASRGYGDGNLAFAQGQAAMYLQGPWALGEIAKTSPDLAVGTFPLPMTNDPDDLAVRVNMDLAAMIPEGSKHQDAARDFLEYLYQPQIIEAYNESQLGFAPTTDAPAPSDPRVAGMIPYYDEGRIYQGASVLVPKTIPVFSYAQAMILGASTEGTLGTLDQDWSRLAFRQPVASTTESAAEGAAR
- a CDS encoding ROK family protein; the encoded protein is MTDATPSVPSLRRHSLDAVLAYAWDAEAFTASDVMAAVALTRSTTIDVLDELVARGLLIEMPNARAVGEYSKGRPARRFALRADAGLVVGVDAGRGHVTATVADLRGVPVATSRLSIDPERDSPERRRRAAEKVVDATLTRARASRDDLVAICLGVPAPVDRAGRSPAHHDGFWQRMNPDFVDTFASWAPVVRVENDASLAAVAEHAQGAAVGYDDFVALLAGERFGAGLWLDGRLLRGAHGGAGETVAFDRVEGVGSAYGLAPRCVDAARAAIAAGTLPAGSALADVPDDDLDAKTVLDLAAEGDPGALAVAAEVGGQLAIVTGLLGSLFDVRRVVISGAIAAGAGPIIAAAAEALPAALHLPPPEIVASPLGADIVSVGAVAAALEATRSRAIDLAPFALPADRARA
- a CDS encoding alpha-amylase family glycosyl hydrolase, which produces MPDWPSHVLWWHLYPLGFVGAPIRDGVDPDAEPVHRLERIEPWLDHVIELGLNGLLLGPIFASETHGYDTVDHFRVDPRLGDDSDLDRLLAASRERGIRVLLDGVFNHVGRGHPAFQAVLAGGDATLFRGTRVDGRFEPEVFEGHGALVALDHSSDATADLVVDVMCHWLARGIDGWRLDAAYAVPPEFWAQVLPRVRERFPEAWFLGEVIHGDGPAMVHASTMDSLTQYELWQGIWHGIADGNFFELSHAIERHDELLATFVPQTFVGNHDVTRIASAVGPDLVPHALAVLFTVGGTPSVYAGDEFGWTAVKEEREGGDDAVRPEFPATPADVTDVDERILDAHRALVALRRRHPWLWRARTDVVEVTNATLVLRTAVDAEAVIVALNIGDSPASLPAADARTVVAGEAMLHDSRAELPPRGWAVLEA
- a CDS encoding response regulator, with protein sequence MTDIRVLVVDDDFRVAGLHRDAVDARPGFAALEPARTVGEARAAVAAHAPDLLLADVYLPDGDGIELVRSVGLDAFVLSAATDAATVRRAFTAGTLAFLVKPFDTRVLAERLDRYARYRNLLASSRPLTQDDVDRAAAVMRGERDGASLARSATEQTVLAALGDDEASASEVAERIGVSRATAQRHLTALAERGLVSVGLRYGSTGRPEHRFRSA
- a CDS encoding sensor histidine kinase; translated protein: MRFATRTLLVQIATMVAVVAVCTAVFAWLGIQQLRSEADSSALNIARSVAEAPEVRELVAEYSADPGTPDAASLRGGTLERYASDVTARTEGLFVVITDDHGIRLAHPDPDRLGEVVSTSFADALAGREVVTWETGTLGESARAKVPVYPPGGGDPVGEVSVGFERASVFDDLPALLIGIGVAVVVAVGLGVAVALLMRRRLERLTLGLQPEELVALVQTQTAVLESADEGVVAIDDTGVVRVCTTPAETLLGVSGAVGRRLDELALPVAVASALAGSGAPNGMPIGERVVFIDVRPVRRGTRTLGRVAVLRDRTDVLALSDRLDSVRALGDALRVQRHENANRVHAAVGLLDAGRTAEARAFLADLVDRGSVDWAVPGLDLVGDAMLGSFLGAKGLSARERGVTLRVSEDTWLPSTVADVEDVVAVLGNLVDNAVSAAASGGEPREVEVAVLGDGADVVLTVADTGGGIADVDAAFAPRERTDDPAAVHGLGVGLPLSREFARRRGGDVWIVDAGGAGRGAVVAARLPGVLHVGTEEER
- a CDS encoding CitMHS family transporter, with amino-acid sequence MTPHILTAETADYAVAYTPADGVLVALGFLMVLSFMALIMTRRLTPMVALIVVPTIFGLIAGAGFGLGDMVIDAIGKMAPTAALLLFAIMYFGIMIDVGLFDPLIRVITRFLGDDPAKVVLGTAILAGAVSLDGDGSTTFIITTSAMLPIYLRLGMSPVVLTCVAGLMNGTLNIVPWGGPTVRAATALGLQPTDVFVPMLPSLLAGLVVALAFAWFLGLSERKRLAGSVDTSKLDTPGVFGRLGAPKLFRGAESKPGALASLRTGNIVTVRGGRGAVAAPELVQAADTAMADTMLDPNRATLRPKLIWFNLALTVAVMVLLVLDLFPLAFVFMVGAALALIVNFPKLRGQADEIVAHAPSIVGVVSMVLAAGVLVGVLNGTGMVTAMAAWITQVIPSSMGPFLAVITGVLSIPFTFFMSNDAFYFGILPVLAESAANYGITPVEMARASITGQPVHLQSPLVPAILLLVSLAGVNLGDHHKKVLWRATIVSLVMLGVGVLVGAVPLLG